From Brassica rapa cultivar Chiifu-401-42 chromosome A06, CAAS_Brap_v3.01, whole genome shotgun sequence:
AGTTATAACAGTCCTTATTATGATAATTGGAATGGATCATCTGAGTATGAGACAACTTCTGCATCTGTTGCTTACTCTGTCTACACCATGTCTGAGCCTAAGCACTTGTTCTACGATCCGAATGTCTACACGACCTACGAGTCTCCTCCTCAGTTTTGCATCTATCGCTCTGTTCAAGGCTTCAACGAGCCGGAGTTCGAGGAGTACGATCCGACGCCGTACGGTGGTGGCTACGATATCGCTGCAACGTACGGGAAACCTCTTCCTCCATCGGAGAAAATATGTTACCCTCCTTCAACATCTGCTCAGGGAAACCCTCCTTCTCCTCCAGAGGTTATAGCTCCTGTTCCTCTTGGTGTTTACGATGGTGGTGAAAAGAAAGTTGTTAAGAAACGTGTAACGTTCTCTGAACCTTTAGAGGAAGCTAGACCATTGGAAACCACTAAAGAAGATGATcatcaagaagaagaggaagatggtGAAGAATGGgaagaagatgaggatgaggatgaggatgaagaggaagaagaagaagatgacagTTCAAGCTATGTAACTACTAAACCTGAAAGTGTAGATACAGGAGAAGTGAAAGCTGTGTATGTTCAtcaggaagaagaggaaaaagaaGATAGTTCAAGCTATGGAACTACTACTAAACCGGATGCTGAAGATAAAGGAGAAGTGAAAGCTGTGTATGTTCCGTCAGGTTACGGCTTAGAAGCGACGGATATGTGCGAGGTGATATTCGGAGGCTATTTTCCTTGTGTCTTACGTAACAAAAGACTCCAGGAGGATCAAAACCGTGCGGCTGAAGTTTCTTGCTGGGAGAGCACAGATTCTGATCCGTGGAAGACGACTTCAGACTACCTTTTCGGGGATTCGTACCCGTATGGTTATGAGAATAGGCTCGAGAGAAGTCAGTTTGAGATATCATCTTATGGTTACCAGAGGTATTAACCGGGAGCTATAGCTTCAGAAGAAGAgcaccatttttttttaattaataattaatgaagCTGATGTATTAGCAGCATGTAACGTATGCTTACATGTTCTTTCTTTCATGGTTGGGCCCATAAATAAAATgttactaggataagacccgcgccttgcgcgggattaagttattattttttttattatattttggattaatccggatatcggaattggttagtaaaatataactactattctaaatccatatttactttttttttttgatcaaaatccatatttactttgactttagtttttcacatacttttgaaagatttcaactggacgactaaattgatcagccaatcttgttgctttaaatcattaatgtttatatatatatatatattatttagtttgaatattcattaaataaaaattcatatgcgttatattttatgatcatttgtaacttattataacaaaaaaataatctattgatcacaaaattttcagagtgggaatattcaaatttctaataatatatagacgttttgaaaaattcaaatataacatataagaaaaaatataaatgtttttattatatatttaatgtgattttttaatatctttcaataatataaaattaaaaaaaagaactaagataccaaaattgttatcaaatatttattattcataataattaattttcatatatacgttaatcatattaggtaatttcgtagcttctaattaaggaaagtgcaaaaaaattttggtagattatttatcaattcgatagttagtttaataaaaaatataatgtaagtcaagatggaccaacctatttttctaagaatagtatattttatatagtcatttattaaatgagaatttataatcatacagttctatgatcattcatatcattttataactgaatatttaaatcatcgataacaaaattttcaatgtgaaatctttaataagtttataatttataaatgtttttgaaaattcattgaaagttttaatattaaaatatttatgtaatcttatggtatatattataatctatatatatatataaatatatatgttttattattaaatgatattttttactcatatggttttaaaataatgtgtatcttcttataatattaaataaaaattcatcttaatacaattttatgatcatttgtaacttattatgacaaaaaaaataatctattgatcacaaaattttcagagtggggatcttcaaatttctaataatttatagacgttttgaaaaattcaaaatataacatataaaaaaaattataaatgtttttattatatatttaatgtgatttttaaatatattttaataatataaaattaaaacaagaactaagatacaaaaattgttatcaaatatttattattcattataattaattttcacatatacgttaatcatattaggtaatttcgtagcttttatttaaggaaagtgcaaaacattttttggtacgttatttatcaattcgatagttcgtttaataaaaagtgtaatataagttaagatggaccaacctatttttctaagaatagtatattttatataattatttattaaataagaatttataatcatacggttctatgatcgttcatatcgttttataacaaaatatttaaatcatcgataacaaaattttcaatctgaaatttttaataagtttataatttataaatgttcttgaaaattcattgaaagttttaatattaaaatatttatgtaatcttatggtatatagtgtttaatatatatatatatatatatatatatatatttattttattattaaatgatattttttactcatatggttttaaaatcatgtgtatcttcttataataaaaatgttaaaccattgatcattaatttttaacataataattttaatagttttagtcatttattgtcgtttttaaaaattcaaaatataacatatacgaaaaaatctaaattttatttttatagctaatttgattgtttaatttattttaataatataaaattaaacaaaaaatgatagaggagatatacattgttatcaaatctttattattaaactcattaattgtcatatatatattagtcatttatggtaattccgtaggttttctttaaggaaagaaaatatcatatcatatcattatatcatatagtttgaccaacttatgtatctaacaacatataaaaatcgaatgtggacctacttatttttcaattgaatgtaattgactacctaattgagtgccacctatgcattggggcctcttttaattaatacaaaattgaggttacatcttttcaaatgttcctcaattaatatataagggattcaAGGTTGATCGATAAATAAATGTTATAACATGTCAATAAGTGTAACTAAGGATTATTATGCGGTATCGTGTGGTTCATCCATTGGTCATAATTCTTAAATCTTTCAATTTTCACTACAGAGCTTCAAAAACCGAATAAATTGAAGACCTTCGATAAACAAAACCGAATCAAACCGGACCCAACCAGATTTCACTAATACGACGTCGTTTGAGAAGCCTTTCAAACCCAGTCATCGTCAAGCCCTTTTGTGTTTCTTCCTTCacctattaaaaaggaaagcgTGAACTGAAGCAGTAAACCCTAAAACTCCCAACCTGAGAAAAAAGGATAGAGAGACGAGGTTTTGAGGTTTCAGTGCTTAGCTCAAGATGATCATCCCTGTTCGCTGCTTTACCTGTGGAAAGGTTTTCTTTTGTTAACTTTACTCTACATTCGACAatcaaaagattaaaaaaaaaaatgtttggagAGATAAAGTTTTGAGCTTTACGAAGCTTTCACTTTGTGATTTTTGTTTATAGGTGATTGGAAACAAGTGGGATGCCTATCTTGATCTTCTCCAGCTCGACTACACTGAAGGGTAAGCTCCCtgcattcttcttcttctcgtctTTTAATTCATACTTTGTGGTGAAAGGAGACtactttattttgaatttttagagaaatttgtCCAGATGAGGGAGCATAATGAGACACAAGTACGAGATTAGTTAAAGAGTTGAAAGTTGCTTTTGATTATACTTGTAGTGATGTACATGCTTCTGTTCATGCTCTTGTCTGAAAAATTAGAGAACTTTGTTTGTACACGAGAAGTTAGCCAGCCACCCTCCTCTGTGATTTCCATTCGTTAGGGGAGGGAAAATAAATCAATCAAGGGTTGATGGTTTAGCTAATGATCTGTTCTTCACATGTTATTGGGAGAGACTATTATGCATATCTTGTTTATGTCATTAGTGAACACTTTATTTCGTTTTAGCCTcttcttgtttgtttgtttgtttgttgctcaatgaattataaaaaaaagggTTACAATTTGCAGGGACGCACTTGATGCGCTCAACTTAGTTAGGTACTGCTGCAGGCGTATGCTCATGACTCATGTTGATCTGATTGAGAAGCTTCTCAACTACAACAGTACAGTCTTCTTACTCTCTAtgtttcttttgagttttttttttgtcattatgGATTTATACTGACATCACTATTTATTTCCTTGCAGCTCTGGAAAAATCAGACAACTCTTAAGAAAAGGGTTAAGGAGGATGCAAATGTTCTGAAAGAGTCTCTCGTCAGAgacctatatattaaaaacatgtaTGAAACTCTCTGTGTACTGTTTGGTGTAGAAACTTCAATCAATCTGAGTCATGTTGGTTTTAGACCGACGTTAACATTTTGTCATATGTATGTCAGTCCTCTACTATGTGTTATGAATGTTTCTTAGCAGAGAGATGTGTTATTGTTCTAAGGAATTCATCTTTCATTAGTTCCCATGCATTCATGattgtttttcaaattttctccCGAGTTCTTAATATGCTTGTAAATTGGAATTTGGAGAAACAAAATTGATAGGATTTACGAGCTCAAAGCGTTGATTAGGTGAAAAATGATACTCTTCAAGATCAAATAAGTGACAACTACAAATAGTTAAACAATAATGAAATTTCTACATTTCAGCATTGTTCCATATAACACAGAGAACAAAGAACATGGTATTACAAGGTGAACATCAATAACAATAATAGATCTTCAATAAAGACACTTCATCCTAGTAGTGTTTTTCATTAAGTAGAATTACAACTCTGGCTGTCCTCTTACCTCGATAATCAGTTTAAAGCCTTTAGCTCCTGCACCCTAGAGGCACCACCGGCCACACAGCAAAAGGCAGAGAGTCTTGGGCTACAAGGGGCAGAGCTTTTGAGCAGcataagaaaattaaagaaGTCAGGGAGGAAAGAACTCATAGAGACCGCGGGTATCGCGGTTTCCTTCCGGAAAGTTTGAAGCACGCAGGAACAGAGTTTTGACCCTGCCGTGCTTCTGTTACTCCGGGAGAAATCCATGATATCCACTGTCTTTATGGGTTCCCTCCTCACACTCCACCCTCCTCGCTGGCCAAAGCCATTGCTTTGCTTCCTGAAGCTCGGCTGAATACATATATACTAAACTAATGGGGTTGCTTTCTTTTTGTAGACATGAAGATTTACGTTTCTTTGAAAGATAACAATACGTTTTTAGATGCATTCAAATGGAGATTTGTACATTTATGATTTGATCTTTGATAATTATTTTTCGTGGAAATAAAGATTTACGTTTGTTTGAAAAGATAACGTACTCTATTTTGTAGACAAACGcgcacagttttttttttattatgctCGCATACACTACACAATGGTCCGATCTCATACCGCGCAATGTTGTGTTCATGTAAAaagatttcaaatatttttactaGTGGTTAGAAAAAATGTATAACCAaagaagaaagaacaaaaaCGTAGGCTTATGTAATCCGACCCCATTCATAAGGGAAACCATATCACATTCAAATCTCCCATAACATTCCCACAAAACCCTCATGAGATGTGTCGAGAACTTTTAAAGACCCAATTAGTCGGAACTAAAACCACTCCGAATAAAGAACAAACGAACAATGTCTCAGTAGCCATTAATATGCTTTGGTTTCGTTGTTGTCGATCCTACCAACCGTGAGAACGGTTGCTGCGTTTGGTTGTTGCGGCTCATGTTAAAACTGCTGCTTCCTGTTCCGGATTTAGTGTCAGAGTAGGCTTGAGCTAGCTCAAGAGGAGAGGCTGCTTTCCCGGGACGGTGTCCTGTTCCGTCTGGTGACTCCGGTTTCTGGGGAATGGGTTTTCGCCATGTCTCTGGTGATGGATGCCTCGTCTTCTCCTGAGCCTGCGGTTGCTGTCTTGGGTTCTTGACATCATTATCACGCCAGTTTCGCCTCTGGGTTTCGGATCTGGCTACTTCGCTTACATTTCTCACGTCCTTTTGGTCGAATTTCCTCGTTCTCAGCTCACGAGGAGAACTCACTGGTCTTTGGACTGCGTGCTCTGGAACTGGAACTCTTTCGATGGGATTGAGGACCGTCCTTTTGAACAAAAAACATAATCAAAAAGTAAGTGTTGAATCCCAGAATGTCTACACAGAGTGCAAGAGGCTAAAGGAAACCGGTTCTACCTTTCTAACTGTTGCTCCAATTTGTGATGCTCGGTCTCATCAATGCCTCGCTCCTTCAACACCTAGTACCAAAATAGAGAGGTTAAGATCAAGTTGAAAAACTAGATTAACTCTACATAGCAAAGAAAATCGATTGATGATGAACAAAAGGGTGACTTAACAAGAGAATGTTACACAACAAGATGAAACAAAGTGCACTCACCAGCTCTCGTGGTCTGGCACCGCCAAAAACTGCGTTTCTGCACCGGGAACCAGAAAACGTAAGCATGTTTGACACACAAATATATACTTATCGCCAAGGAGGTAGACTAGTTAATAATCTAGAGAAGCGaatgtcagaaaaaaaaaagctagcGCAAATAACTACGAATGGAATCGAAATCCAATGGTACCATATTCTACTATCTTGGACGTCTGAGGATAGTTTGACACAAAGCCAATATAAGCAGCTCTTTCAAtttgaataaatatcaaaacatgTCGCGACTCAGAGCCTAATCATTTCAGTATTTGCCATCAATCAAGCCAAATcaaccaattttttttgtatcacACTACCAATGTCCCCAAGCTCCAAATGATTGATTATAACTGAGTTGAGACTATAAATATAAGTACCACCATAACCAGATTAAATTTTGAACATCCTTAGTTTCTTACCTCTCCTTTTCAGTCTTAACTTCTGGTTTCTCAAGCAACTGTGCCACAGGCTTCAGATTCAACTTGGGGCGCTCAACCGGCTTGTTAGGAATCTCATCTGCGGACAACCCAGGTTTTGAAACGTTCATATTTTTCTGTGCCACATAACCAATTTCACGTTGAATAAGATTTGAAACACCATTTTCCTGCAGATATAGAGTTGAGCCGTCAGAACACAGTTTATCAAGAAAGAAAACctcaaaaaccaaaagaaatagCTCAGAAACTTGTATAACTAGTACCAGTTTTCCATCA
This genomic window contains:
- the LOC103871904 gene encoding probable serine/threonine-protein kinase kinX, whose product is MANYYEHYQIPYDFNQVNNNLYDHNYYDNNQHQQFGFNPTSYSSAYDPMSYNSPYYDNWNGSSEYETTSASVAYSVYTMSEPKHLFYDPNVYTTYESPPQFCIYRSVQGFNEPEFEEYDPTPYGGGYDIAATYGKPLPPSEKICYPPSTSAQGNPPSPPEVIAPVPLGVYDGGEKKVVKKRVTFSEPLEEARPLETTKEDDHQEEEEDGEEWEEDEDEDEDEEEEEEDDSSSYVTTKPESVDTGEVKAVYVHQEEEEKEDSSSYGTTTKPDAEDKGEVKAVYVPSGYGLEATDMCEVIFGGYFPCVLRNKRLQEDQNRAAEVSCWESTDSDPWKTTSDYLFGDSYPYGYENRLERSQFEISSYGYQRY
- the LOC103871905 gene encoding DNA-directed RNA polymerases I, II, and III subunit RPABC5, which codes for MIIPVRCFTCGKVIGNKWDAYLDLLQLDYTEGDALDALNLVRYCCRRMLMTHVDLIEKLLNYNTLEKSDNS